From Bradyrhizobium sp. 4:
AAGCTGCCGCAGGTGGTGGAGGATTATCACGCGCTGGCGAAGAAGGGGGCGGTGATCGACTATGCCTTTCATATGATCATTGCGGATGCGACCAAGGAAACAGTCGAGGAGCACATTCCGGCGCTGGTGAAGCAGGGCCATGCCTCGATCAAGATTTTCATGACCTATGACCGGCTCAAGGTCGACGACGAGCCGCTGCTGGACATCCTTCTTGCCGCGCGCCAGTCCGGCGCGATGCTGTGCGCCCATGCCGAAAATCACGGCATCATCGCCTGGATGGTGAAGCGCCTGCTCGCGCGCGGCTACACGATGCCGAAATACCACGCCGTCAGCCACGCCCGCGTATCGGAGGCGGAGGCCTTTACCCGGCTGATCGGCATGGCGGCGCTGATCGACCAGCCCATCATGATCTTCCATGTCTCGACCGCCGAGGGCGCCAAGGTCATCCGGGATTCGCGCGGGCAGGGATTGAAGGTGTTTGCGGAGACCTGTCCGCAATATCTGTTCCTGACCGCAGCCGATCTCGACAAGCCCGGGGTGGAAGGGGCCAAGTGGATGTGCAGTCCGCCGCCGCGCACGCATGCCGACCAGGAGGCGCTGTGGCAGGCGCTGTCGCTGGGCGATCTGCAGACCATCTCGTCGGATCACGCGCCTTATCGTTACGACGAGACCGGCAAGCTGCGGGCCGGTCCAAATCCCAATTTCAAGCAGGTAGCCAACGGCCTGCCGGGGCTGGAGCTGCGCCTGCCGCTGCTGTTCGACGCGATGGTGTCGAAAGGACGGCTGGGCCTGGAAAAGTTCGTCGAGCTGACCTCGACGGCGCCAGCCAAGATCTACAATCTGCATCCGCGCAAGGGCTCGATCGCGGTCGGCGCCGATGCCGATATCGCAATCTGGGATCCCGATCGCGAGGTCGAGATCGCCGATGAGATGATGCACGATCTCACCGGCTATACGCCGTTTGCGGGACGGAAGCTGAAGGGCTGGCCGGTTTCGGTGCTGTCGCGCGGTCGGGTGATCATCGACGGCAACAAGTGCCTCGCGAGCGCCGGCAGCGGCCAATTCCTGGCACGCAGCGGGGGCGAGGCGGCCAAGCCGACGGGACGGCTCGTCGCCGACATGGATCCGGAGCGGAATTTCGGGGCAAAACTGCTGTGACGGCGGATCGCGCGCGATGAAGATCGTCATCTTCGGCGGCACCGGCTTTGTCGGCCTCAATGTTGCGGAGGCGCTGCTGGCGCGTGGGCACGAAGTGACGCTGTATGACCGTGCAGAGTTGCCGCCATCCGCGCGGCGGTCTCTTGCCGACTGCGGCGCACGGCTCAGAGCCGTGCAGGGCGATATCACCGACGCAGCGGCCATCGACGCCCTCATCGCCGAAGGCGTTGATGCGATCGTGCTTGGAGCCGCGATCACCGCCGGTGACGAATTGGAGAGAGCATCGACCGCGCGCGTTCTCGAGATCAACGTGATGGCCCAGATCCCGATCCTGCTCTCCGCGATCCGGCATGGCGTGCGCCGGGTCGTCAATCTCTCCTCGGCATCGGCCTACGGCGCCACGGGTGCGCGGGTCGAGATTCTCGGCGAGGACACGCCTTGCGATCCGGTCTCGTTTTACGCCATCAGCAAGTTCACCTCGGAGCGATCGGTTGCGCGTCATGCCGAGCTCTTCGGCGGCGATTTCCTGAGCGTACGGCTGAGCGCCCTGTTCGGCCCGTGGGAGCGACCGAGCTCCGTGCGCGACACGCCAAGCCTCCAGTTCCAGATTCTGGCGGCATTCGCTCGCGGCGAGCCGGCGGTCATGCCCGAAGTGGGCATGCGGGACTGGATCTACGCGCCGGATGCGGCCGAGGCCGTCGCACTGCTGATCGAAGCCGAGCGGCCGCGTCACCGGCTCTACAACATCTCCCGCGGAGGGCTTTGGCCTGCGCTGCAATGGGGCGAGGCCTATGCAGCGTTGCATCCCGGCCTGCAATGCCGGCTCGCGGCTCCCGGTGAGAAAACCGTCATCAAGCTGCATGGGGCCTATCGCGCGCCGCTGTCGGTGACGCGGATGGCGGATGAATTCGGCTGGCGGGCGAAGTTCGGCTGCGCCGAGTCGGCGGCTGCGATGAGCGCCTGGTTGACGCAGCACAAGGAGTGGATCTGAGATGCGGCTGCAAGGGCGCACGGCCATCATTACGGGCGCGGGTTCGGGTATTGGCCGCGCCAGCGCGAAGCTGTTTGCAGAGGAGGGCGCACGTCTTGCTCTGGCCGATCGCGATGCCGCGGGGCTTCAGGAAACGCTGAGCCTGGTGGGCGAGGCAACGACGCATGTCGGCGACGTCGGCGATGCCGGTTTCGCCGAGAGTGTTGTCGGCGATGTCGTGGCGCGGCACGGCCGGCTGGATATCTTGATGACGGCAGCAGGCTTTTCCTGTGGCGGCACGGTGCTGACGACGGACCCCGCCGATTGGGACGCGGTGTTCCGCACCAATGTCGGCGGCACCTGGCTCTGGGCGCGCGCGGCCGTGCCGCAGATGCAGCGGCAGAACAGCGGTTCGATCATCACGCTGGCCTCGCAGCTCGCGATTGCCGGCGGCAAGGGCAACAGCGCCTATATCGCCGCCA
This genomic window contains:
- the hydA gene encoding dihydropyrimidinase, translating into MTEPTYDLIIRGGRVATTTDVFEADVAISGETIAAIGRGLPSAKREIDARGKLVLPGGVDSHAHIEQLSAAGIMNADTFESATVSAAFGGTTTVIPFAAQHVGMKLPQVVEDYHALAKKGAVIDYAFHMIIADATKETVEEHIPALVKQGHASIKIFMTYDRLKVDDEPLLDILLAARQSGAMLCAHAENHGIIAWMVKRLLARGYTMPKYHAVSHARVSEAEAFTRLIGMAALIDQPIMIFHVSTAEGAKVIRDSRGQGLKVFAETCPQYLFLTAADLDKPGVEGAKWMCSPPPRTHADQEALWQALSLGDLQTISSDHAPYRYDETGKLRAGPNPNFKQVANGLPGLELRLPLLFDAMVSKGRLGLEKFVELTSTAPAKIYNLHPRKGSIAVGADADIAIWDPDREVEIADEMMHDLTGYTPFAGRKLKGWPVSVLSRGRVIIDGNKCLASAGSGQFLARSGGEAAKPTGRLVADMDPERNFGAKLL
- a CDS encoding NAD(P)-dependent oxidoreductase, which translates into the protein MKIVIFGGTGFVGLNVAEALLARGHEVTLYDRAELPPSARRSLADCGARLRAVQGDITDAAAIDALIAEGVDAIVLGAAITAGDELERASTARVLEINVMAQIPILLSAIRHGVRRVVNLSSASAYGATGARVEILGEDTPCDPVSFYAISKFTSERSVARHAELFGGDFLSVRLSALFGPWERPSSVRDTPSLQFQILAAFARGEPAVMPEVGMRDWIYAPDAAEAVALLIEAERPRHRLYNISRGGLWPALQWGEAYAALHPGLQCRLAAPGEKTVIKLHGAYRAPLSVTRMADEFGWRAKFGCAESAAAMSAWLTQHKEWI
- a CDS encoding SDR family oxidoreductase, whose translation is MRLQGRTAIITGAGSGIGRASAKLFAEEGARLALADRDAAGLQETLSLVGEATTHVGDVGDAGFAESVVGDVVARHGRLDILMTAAGFSCGGTVLTTDPADWDAVFRTNVGGTWLWARAAVPQMQRQNSGSIITLASQLAIAGGKGNSAYIAAKGAIVSLTRTMAVDFATDGIRVNAIAPGAIDTPMLRRSFARHANAEEVREASRNRHAMKRFGQAEEIAQAALHLASDASSFTTGTVMVVDGGWLAA